AAGTATGTATCCGCTCTGAGGGCATGTACACATTAGCCAGAGACACTGACATCTATTGTTACCTTCTGAGACTGGCACTGTGACAATTACTCTCCctgccttttgtgtgtgtgtgggtgtgtggacAGGGGTTCGGTTTCCTGTCACTGGGGTAGTTTGCTGTCTATACTCTGCTGAATACTAACAATGAACTATTTTACAAATCACAAGCATGTGTTTAGAAACGTCTCTAATGACTCAAATGGTCAGAGATCAGACCTAATCTGCGGATGTcatagtttttagttttatctgACCTGCATACATGCATATGTCATTTTACTAGGATGCAAATGGAAAGGGGAAATGTTGTAGATATACCTGAAAATTGATGGAAACTTCTATAACATTTATTCTGTCTCCTCAGTCACCAAAATGGAATCTGTTACAATGGAGATGCCCTCTTTGCTGTCTAATGGGTCATCAGAGAGCTGTGCAGCAGTGGATACAACCGTTGAGAACACAGTCTTCGGATGCTTCTACATCCTAGTTTTCTTTCTGGCGCTGAACGGTAACAGCCTTGCTCTCTGGATCTTCTCTCACCAGCGTGGCGCTTCCTCTCCGGCTAACGTCTTCTTGATTCATCTGGCTGTGGCAGACTTATCCTATGTGATCATCCTCCCGCTGAGAGCCACCTACCACCTCACTGGAGGCCACTGGCCCTTTGGCGAGGTGCCCTGCAGGGTGGcgggttttttgttttatgtcaacATGTACGCCAGCTTGTACTTCCTGGCCTGCGTAGCGGGGGATCGCTACCTGGCTGTGGTTCACGCTGTGAGGTCGCTAAAGGTTCGTCGTGCTCGCTATGCTCACATCATCAGCTTCTCTTTATGGGCCCTGGTTACAATCTCCATGGCACCATTGCTTATCACCCACCAGACTGCGGATGTGGACGGCGTGACAGTGTGTCTGCAGCTGTACAGAGAGAAGGCCTCGCGCAATGCACTAATCTCACTGGCTGTGGCCTTTACCCCACCTTTCCTCGCCACCCTGGCCTGTTACCTGCTCATCATTTACAGCCTGCATCGGGGCTCCAGGTTAGAGCCGACCCTCAAGCTGAGGGCCCTGCGCACCATTGGTCTTGTCATGCTTATCTATGTTGTCTGTTTCCTGCCTTATCATGTGAGTAGGGCCACTTTTATCCTGGGCTACAGCCATCCTGATGTCACCTGCCAGACACGCAGGGCCCTGAGCCTGGCCAACCGCCTCACCTCCTCCCTCACCTGCCTGAACGGCGCCATGGACCCGCTGATCTACCTGTTTGGAGCGGAGAAGTTCCGTGGCACTCTGATGCGATTGTTTTTCAAAGATCAGGCGGGGCTTTCAGGAGCCACCAGCGGAGAGTTAAAGGGAACGCACGAGAGCTCTGTGAGTGCCAAGTCTGAGTTTTGAGGAAGAGAAATTTGAATTTGATCTGGAGTGCTGTTTGATATAGATGCATTTCCATCACACAAATGAAATTTGGCCTATGAATGACTGAAGATGACTCATTCCACAATGTGGGTGATATGCCACTGTAGCCCCCATAGCTTGGATTTTCGGCCCAGTTCCAGTGTCCACCATACGGCCcattcacctgtgtgtgtgtgtgtgtgtgtgtgtgcaggagagtGCAAGGACTCCAAATGCCATATGAGGACTGGGACAGCAAATTATACCTATGGAGCAAATCAACATATTTGAAAGTCACTATCACGCCAATATAACACAAATATTTAGTGAGTGCATGCCATAGatataaaacatcaacaaattGAAAATTCCTTCCTGCCAACTCTTCCATGTTTTGCTTATGTTCCCTTTTTATGCTAAAAGAATTCCCCTCTCATCTCAGTTCGTTATCCACAAAATGGGGGTTCCTCCTTGCAAAATGTGGATAGTTGCATGAAGTGACCAGAGAACCCTCAGACACTAGCCCTCTCCTTCAAAGTCTGAGACTAGGAGGCTTCAGTCGCCTGTGACCTGGACCAGAAGGAAGTTGTTGAGTCGACTGATTCAACAAGATTCTGATTTTTGTGTCAAACACCgatgttcaaatatttacaaaaactttTGATTTAATCTTTTAATGCATATCTCCTGTCACTACTTTATATCCTATGCCAAATGTGATACATACTTGTTagcttttaatattttgtgttcaaggtgtttttagccatgctagcagcgtGGCTCGGTCTGCTGGTTGGTCCACCCCTTGTTCAACTACTAACTACCAGATGGATTACCAGAAATACAGAGATCCATGATTACTGGAGGAGGAATTGGAATTACTTTAGTGACTTTTTCTGTTACTAGCAGgtctttggtttatgaccaatttatttgcaaaatgtgtgttaaGTGCTAATTAGCTAATGATTGCAGATGTTTGTGGATGGTATATAACTGCCTAAAGCTCAAAGTATAAGCTGATTATATTGCTGTAAtgatacatgaaaaaaaagagtggtgGACCACCTTGGTCTAGGCTGAACTATCTCTTGGTACCGACACGTTCCCCTCAGAATAACTTAAGTAATTGTACGACCAATGGGCTCGCTGCAAAACCAATGGCATtaccatcagcctcagctgtacatagctaattagcaaatgttagcatgccaatGGTAAGCATCATTCCTGCTAACCATCAGCATGCTAGCATTGTTGTTGGGAGCATGTAAGCAtcctgatgttagcatttagctcaaggCACCagagagctgctagcatggctttATTCTTGATCTTGTTTTAATATAAGTTCACCCACTTCCAGATGtattttacatgacatttttaaatagctgGGAGACACCAGTACCATGTTTACTTTGCTTTTGCTAGACAAATCTTCATTGTACATACGTACTTAGTTATCCAGCTCCTTAACTATCTATTCTgtgcatttattgttttgtccaCATTATTTTTATGCTATTGCACTATTGCATGACAAAGTATTAATCCTATTTAACTGTGAGTCAGTTTGACTTGACGTCATCTGCAGGAGAAGTGATGTttgagacagaaagacatgatTACACAACTTAGTTAAATGTGAGTTTTACATGTAATTTGTGACTTTGAGTTGTAAATATGAATGTAGTAAACTTGATCTCCCATCCTCTGTGCGTGAGATGATGTCTTGTCTAAACTGCCGTTGCATATCTGAGATTTAGACCCACTCTGTGTGAAAGTGGGAAACCTATTTATATAAACCTTCCGACCTATTCCAAGCGCAGGACTGAAACCTCCGTGGCTGCAGTGACTTGCCACAGTGTAGTTCTCTTTTTGTATCATGTGACCCGTGTTGTGGTTTGTGAGCAGCTTATTTTCCTCCTCTTAAGACTTCCTGTCCATCACGTGAACATGGCAAACCATTCTAAACTTGTATTTCCTGAATGTATATACTTTCAAAAAACATAGCTCTCCTGATCCACATTAGAGTTAATGTCCACAGATCAGATTCAGAGCGGGTCTTCTGGGTGAATTTAGGCACTTGTTTTATTCTAGGGCCAAGATTGGGgttttgggttttaaaaatgtacctgGGAAACAAATGCTGGCTTCTTATTCTCCTACTTATCCAGAGACGATTTATCAGTAAATTCTTTAGAAGTTAGAATCATCATATAGcgaactttgtttttgttacttccctttttcacttctttaaattaaagtttttacaAATTGCTTAACAATTTTCTGCATTGGTCACATTAACAAGCAGGTGCTCAGAAACTAAAAAGGGAATGCTGGTCAATCATTAAAGTAGTAGTGAGATAAAGATTTCTACTCTGCAAGCGAAAGTCTGTA
This sequence is a window from Etheostoma cragini isolate CJK2018 chromosome 9, CSU_Ecrag_1.0, whole genome shotgun sequence. Protein-coding genes within it:
- the gpr17 gene encoding uracil nucleotide/cysteinyl leukotriene receptor is translated as MESVTMEMPSLLSNGSSESCAAVDTTVENTVFGCFYILVFFLALNGNSLALWIFSHQRGASSPANVFLIHLAVADLSYVIILPLRATYHLTGGHWPFGEVPCRVAGFLFYVNMYASLYFLACVAGDRYLAVVHAVRSLKVRRARYAHIISFSLWALVTISMAPLLITHQTADVDGVTVCLQLYREKASRNALISLAVAFTPPFLATLACYLLIIYSLHRGSRLEPTLKLRALRTIGLVMLIYVVCFLPYHVSRATFILGYSHPDVTCQTRRALSLANRLTSSLTCLNGAMDPLIYLFGAEKFRGTLMRLFFKDQAGLSGATSGELKGTHESSVSAKSEF